Below is a genomic region from Desulfomonilia bacterium.
TAGTGGTGTTGTTGAAATAACCGTCACATTCGACGGTACAACTGCAACACTCAGCAAAACGAGCGAAGAATGGGAGCTTAATAACTGGTGTGAGAACAGGCTCATACCATAAATTATTACATTTGATATTTTTACCGCAATTGCAACCGCTCTATTCCTTTGTAAGGAGAATCCTGATGGATGACTTGAAGAGGGAGAAGAAAAAAGGGTTAAGTCTATGGTATCTCAAGGACGTTATGCTCAGGCGCAGGATCATAGGCAAACGCTATCAGACCCCGGGATTCGGACTTGCGGCTCAGCTTTTTGCAGTGATGAGCAGGGCCATTATCCAGAAGCTGGGTCCTGTCGAGGGTGAGGCGCTTATCAAAGAAGCGGTGCAGGCTTTCGGACGGGAACGCGGCAAACGTATTGCCCAGAAAGTTGCCGCTCTCGGTAAACCGCTTTCCTTCAAAAACTGGCTTATCTACACGGACATTGACGGCGGAAATTTTCCTGTCAAAGCCTACATAGAGAACAACGATCTTTTTGCACCGGTAAAAGGGTGCTCCTTCAATAATGCCGCCTGTGAATGGGGACTCGATGAGTTTTCAAGCATCTACTGCAAATATGCCGACTATGCCATCCTCGAAGGCTATAATCCCGACATCAAACTCATACTCGAACAGCGGCATAAGACAGGGAAAGATTTTTGCCTTTTCCGCTATATCATGAAGGAATCAAACAAATAGAATTCGAGTTTCTTGTGTACAGTTGTTGCTGAGAAGAAATTTTTTACCTGTTCAAGCCGGGCATTATTTTTGATGGAGGATGTTATGGAAAAGGGCTCTCAATTTCCGCCGGACATTACTGAAAACAGCCTGTCTGAAAAAATTTCCCTTGGAATGAAGGTCGGCTATGGAATAGGCGATTTCGCATGCAACATCGTCTTTCAGACCATCACTCTATATCTTGTATATTTTTTCACGGACGTCTTCATGATAGGTGCAACAGTAGCCGGAAGTATCTTTTTCACAGCCAAAATCTGGAACGCCGTATGCGACCCGACCATGGGCTTCATTACGGACA
It encodes:
- a CDS encoding L-2-amino-thiazoline-4-carboxylic acid hydrolase codes for the protein MDDLKREKKKGLSLWYLKDVMLRRRIIGKRYQTPGFGLAAQLFAVMSRAIIQKLGPVEGEALIKEAVQAFGRERGKRIAQKVAALGKPLSFKNWLIYTDIDGGNFPVKAYIENNDLFAPVKGCSFNNAACEWGLDEFSSIYCKYADYAILEGYNPDIKLILEQRHKTGKDFCLFRYIMKESNK